One Thioclava electrotropha DNA segment encodes these proteins:
- a CDS encoding peptidoglycan-binding domain-containing protein: MRKLLLTGAAIAALGLPAHAADLALVLGNSDYQRIDDLRSGTALTDSEAKLQTAGFSVLIEDDADAAEIRSRFRDFVTRAPEAERLVVALSGRFVHSDGETWYLPVDARDTSLPEAVSEALPLSAVMTVLAAHPGRAVLLLGAADDEGNGQGLTQPGIGTLDIPQGVTVLRGSPKDVASLMSGNLTEPGASLMQSAQSEDLRASGYMPRDFILVTDPSGKKPAPVKTPEADPSAPYWDMARSEDTITAYQLYLDRYPNGTNAAQAKQRIQQLRDEPQRQAKATEEALNLSRDQKREVQQNLTILKFDPKGVDGIFGPGSRGAIARWQKANGFDDTSYLTRAQLTALSAQGEKRAAELKAEAEARQAKIDQEDRAYWEQTGKAGDEAGLRAYLKKYPDGLFAELAQERLDKIEADRRDEAQSADRADWDVARKADTIASYRDYLASRSDPAFKAEAEARIAELQQQNQQSDAMDAAAAKEAALNLPGVAKSLVEQRLAQMGLKPGKVDGVFDKDTRRAIRRYQTAGGLEATGYLDQATVAQLLAGAIGAR; encoded by the coding sequence ATGCGTAAACTTCTTCTGACAGGTGCCGCAATCGCGGCGCTTGGCCTTCCCGCCCATGCCGCCGATCTGGCGCTGGTGCTGGGAAATTCCGATTATCAACGGATCGACGATCTTCGCTCGGGCACTGCCCTGACCGATAGCGAAGCAAAGCTGCAGACGGCGGGCTTCTCGGTGCTGATCGAGGATGACGCCGATGCGGCCGAGATCCGGTCCCGCTTCCGTGATTTCGTTACCCGCGCACCCGAGGCCGAGCGGCTGGTTGTGGCGCTCTCGGGCCGTTTTGTCCATTCCGACGGCGAGACGTGGTATCTGCCGGTCGACGCCCGCGACACCTCGCTGCCCGAAGCGGTGAGCGAGGCGCTGCCGCTGTCGGCCGTTATGACCGTGCTCGCCGCCCATCCGGGGCGCGCCGTGCTGCTTCTCGGCGCTGCGGACGATGAGGGCAACGGCCAGGGCCTGACCCAGCCGGGGATCGGGACGCTCGACATTCCGCAGGGCGTGACCGTGCTGCGCGGCAGCCCGAAGGATGTCGCCAGCCTCATGTCGGGCAACCTGACCGAGCCGGGCGCCTCGCTGATGCAATCGGCGCAGTCCGAAGACCTGCGCGCGAGCGGCTACATGCCGCGTGATTTCATCCTGGTCACCGATCCGTCGGGCAAGAAGCCCGCCCCGGTGAAGACCCCCGAGGCTGACCCGTCGGCCCCGTATTGGGACATGGCGCGTTCCGAGGACACGATCACCGCCTATCAGCTCTATCTCGACCGCTATCCGAACGGCACGAATGCCGCTCAGGCGAAGCAGCGTATCCAGCAGCTTCGCGACGAGCCTCAACGGCAAGCGAAGGCTACGGAAGAGGCGCTGAACCTCAGCCGCGATCAGAAGCGCGAGGTGCAACAGAACCTGACGATCCTGAAATTCGACCCGAAAGGTGTCGATGGTATCTTCGGGCCGGGCTCGCGCGGGGCGATCGCGCGCTGGCAGAAAGCCAACGGCTTCGACGACACCAGCTATCTGACCCGCGCCCAGCTGACTGCGCTCTCGGCGCAGGGCGAGAAACGCGCCGCCGAGCTGAAGGCCGAGGCCGAGGCCCGTCAGGCCAAGATTGATCAAGAAGACCGCGCTTATTGGGAGCAGACCGGCAAGGCGGGTGATGAGGCCGGGCTGCGCGCCTACCTCAAGAAATATCCCGACGGGCTGTTTGCGGAACTCGCGCAGGAGCGCCTCGACAAGATCGAAGCGGACCGCCGCGATGAAGCGCAGTCGGCCGATCGCGCCGATTGGGACGTCGCACGTAAAGCCGACACCATCGCCAGCTACCGTGACTATCTGGCAAGCCGCTCCGACCCGGCCTTCAAAGCTGAGGCCGAGGCACGCATCGCTGAGCTGCAGCAACAGAATCAGCAAAGCGACGCGATGGACGCGGCCGCCGCGAAAGAGGCCGCCCTCAACCTGCCCGGCGTCGCGAAATCGCTGGTGGAGCAACGCCTCGCCCAAATGGGCCTGAAGCCCGGCAAGGTCGACGGCGTCTTCGACAAAGATACGCGCCGCGCGATTCGCCGCTATCAGACCGCAGGCGGGCTGGAAGCGACCGGCTATCTCGATCAGGCCACCGTGGCGCAGCTTCTGGCCGGGGCGATCGGCGCGCGTTAA
- a CDS encoding DNA polymerase IV, with the protein MPALCRHCLKSFDEAPKRCPACGKARIVAHPELFDLPIAHIDCDSFYASVEKRDNPELSSQAVIVGGGTRGVVTTCCYIARISGVRSAMPMFQARKLCPDAVIIKPRMEHYASVSREIRAKMVELTPLIEPLSLDEAFLDLGGTERLHHAPPALLMARLAREIETEIGVSASVGLSHNKFLAKIASDLDKPRGFSVIGRGDTEEFLRDKPVSILWGVGAATRSALGRAGIRTLADIRRAGLSRMEDRFGASGRRLFELASGQDARRVSPDSPMKSVSNETTFNTDIADREALMGKLWHLAEKVSARMKARDLAGRTVTLKLKKADFATVTRQTRLEEPSQLADTLYRAGETLFDKLPKGQAYRLIGIGFSDLTAADGRDPAGDLLDPYAGKRATAERAKDAIRARFGADAIRNGRGWDGE; encoded by the coding sequence ATGCCTGCCCTTTGCCGCCATTGCCTGAAGAGTTTTGACGAGGCGCCGAAGCGTTGCCCCGCCTGCGGCAAGGCGCGGATCGTGGCGCATCCGGAGCTGTTCGACCTGCCCATCGCGCATATCGATTGCGACAGTTTCTATGCCTCGGTCGAGAAGCGCGACAATCCCGAACTGTCTTCGCAGGCGGTGATCGTGGGCGGCGGCACGCGCGGGGTGGTGACGACCTGTTGCTACATCGCGCGAATCTCGGGCGTGCGCTCGGCCATGCCGATGTTTCAGGCGCGCAAGCTGTGCCCCGATGCGGTGATCATCAAGCCGCGGATGGAGCATTACGCCAGCGTCTCGCGCGAGATCCGGGCGAAGATGGTCGAGCTGACGCCGCTGATCGAACCGCTCTCGCTCGACGAGGCGTTTCTCGATCTGGGCGGAACGGAGCGGCTGCACCATGCGCCCCCGGCCCTCCTGATGGCGCGGCTCGCGCGGGAGATCGAGACGGAGATCGGGGTGTCGGCCTCGGTCGGTCTGTCGCATAACAAGTTCCTCGCCAAGATCGCCTCGGACCTCGACAAGCCGCGCGGGTTCTCGGTGATCGGGCGTGGCGATACGGAAGAGTTTCTCCGCGACAAGCCGGTGTCGATCCTTTGGGGCGTGGGGGCGGCGACGCGCTCGGCCCTGGGGCGGGCGGGCATCCGCACGCTCGCCGATATCCGCCGCGCGGGGCTGTCGCGGATGGAGGACCGTTTCGGCGCGTCGGGGCGGCGGCTGTTTGAGTTGGCCAGCGGCCAAGATGCGCGGCGCGTCTCTCCCGACTCGCCGATGAAATCGGTGTCGAACGAGACCACCTTCAACACCGATATCGCAGATCGCGAGGCGCTGATGGGCAAGCTGTGGCATCTGGCCGAGAAGGTCTCGGCCCGGATGAAGGCGCGCGATCTGGCCGGGCGAACGGTGACGCTGAAGCTCAAGAAGGCCGATTTCGCGACCGTGACCCGGCAGACCCGGCTGGAGGAGCCGAGCCAATTGGCCGACACGCTCTATCGCGCGGGCGAGACGCTGTTCGACAAGCTGCCGAAGGGCCAAGCCTACCGCTTGATCGGCATCGGATTTTCCGACCTCACGGCGGCCGATGGGCGCGATCCGGCGGGCGATCTGCTCGACCCTTACGCGGGCAAGCGCGCAACAGCGGAGCGGGCGAAAGATGCGATCCGGGCCCGATTCGGGGCGGATGCGATCCGCAACGGGCGCGGCTGGGACGGGGAGTGA
- a CDS encoding ABC transporter substrate-binding protein — translation MKKTLTALVAAAMTLTTAPAFAELVVPNLSYRTGPYAANGIPYADGFNDYFTLLNERDGGIGGEMVATPECETAYNTEKGVECYESTKGEGALAYNPLSTGITYQLIPKVTADGITLYTPGYGRTSAANGKVFKWVFNFPANYWDGASVAIKHIIDQEGGDISGKKIALVYHNSAYGKEPIRTLEELAKKHGFELSTLPVDHPGQEQKSQWLQIRRDKPDYVLMWGWGVMNQVAIQEAVNIRFPMDHFIGVWWSGSENDVAPAGDKASGYKALSFHGTGMDYPVYADLKQYVVDAGKASGAGDQVGTMLYSRGMYAAMIISEAIRKAQEMAGKSNVNAAEVRDGFENLDLTEARLEELGLPNFAQPIKASCENHGGPGSAKVFQWDAGAKKWNEASDWIESDKDVLNPLIEEDSAAFASENNITDQCN, via the coding sequence ATGAAGAAGACCCTAACCGCACTGGTCGCGGCGGCGATGACGCTGACCACGGCCCCGGCTTTCGCCGAACTGGTGGTGCCGAACCTCAGCTATCGCACCGGGCCCTATGCCGCGAACGGCATCCCCTACGCCGATGGCTTCAACGACTATTTCACCCTGCTCAACGAGCGTGACGGCGGCATCGGCGGCGAGATGGTTGCGACCCCCGAATGCGAAACCGCCTACAACACCGAGAAGGGCGTGGAATGCTACGAGTCGACCAAGGGTGAAGGCGCGCTGGCCTATAACCCGCTCTCGACCGGCATCACCTATCAGCTGATCCCGAAGGTCACCGCTGACGGCATCACGCTCTACACCCCGGGCTACGGCCGCACCTCGGCTGCGAACGGCAAGGTGTTCAAGTGGGTCTTCAACTTCCCGGCCAACTACTGGGATGGCGCCTCGGTCGCGATCAAACACATCATTGATCAGGAAGGCGGCGACATCAGCGGTAAGAAAATCGCGCTGGTCTATCACAACTCCGCCTATGGCAAGGAGCCGATCCGCACGCTCGAAGAGCTGGCCAAGAAGCACGGTTTCGAGCTTTCGACCCTGCCCGTCGACCACCCCGGTCAGGAGCAGAAGTCGCAATGGCTGCAGATCCGTCGTGACAAGCCCGACTATGTCCTGATGTGGGGCTGGGGCGTCATGAACCAGGTCGCCATCCAGGAAGCCGTGAACATCCGCTTCCCGATGGATCACTTCATCGGCGTCTGGTGGTCGGGTTCGGAGAACGACGTGGCTCCGGCAGGCGACAAGGCCTCTGGCTACAAGGCGCTCTCGTTCCACGGCACCGGCATGGATTACCCGGTCTATGCGGACCTCAAGCAATATGTCGTCGATGCCGGCAAGGCGTCGGGCGCAGGCGATCAGGTCGGCACGATGCTCTATTCGCGCGGCATGTACGCGGCGATGATCATCTCGGAAGCGATCCGCAAGGCGCAGGAGATGGCCGGCAAGTCGAACGTCAACGCCGCTGAAGTGCGCGACGGTTTCGAGAACCTCGACCTCACCGAAGCCCGTCTGGAAGAGCTCGGCCTGCCGAACTTCGCCCAGCCGATCAAGGCGAGCTGCGAGAACCACGGGGGCCCCGGCTCCGCCAAAGTCTTCCAGTGGGATGCCGGTGCGAAGAAGTGGAACGAAGCCTCTGACTGGATCGAATCCGACAAGGACGTGCTGAACCCGCTGATCGAAGAAGATTCCGCAGCCTTCGCTTCGGAAAACAACATCACCGACCAGTGTAACTGA
- a CDS encoding N-formylglutamate amidohydrolase, which produces MSDSPALLPPFRLVRPKALRTAAVFASPHSGAQYPHSLQERAVLDMLRLRSSEDAFVDELLADVPRFGAPLLCAQYPRAWVDLNRAEDELDSALIAGLDRAHPGPRVAAGLGVIPRVVSGARAIYRGKIPMIEAEARINHVWRPYHAQLEALMAEAHGAFGQAILLDMHSMPSEALATTGPRRAEIVLGDRYGTSADREIVREIELIFEGEGLNVARNSPFAGAYITQRYGHPREGYHAIQIEIDRALYMDQHRIAPNENFNAFAALMSRVARQIADLGAHPLRHAAE; this is translated from the coding sequence ATGTCCGACAGCCCAGCCCTTTTGCCGCCGTTCCGGCTGGTTCGCCCCAAGGCGTTGCGGACGGCTGCGGTCTTCGCCTCGCCCCATTCCGGTGCGCAATACCCGCATAGCCTGCAGGAACGGGCCGTTCTGGACATGCTGCGCCTGCGGTCTTCCGAAGATGCTTTCGTCGATGAGCTGCTGGCGGATGTGCCGCGATTCGGCGCGCCGCTTCTCTGCGCGCAGTATCCGAGGGCCTGGGTCGATCTCAACCGGGCAGAGGACGAACTTGATTCGGCGCTGATCGCCGGGCTGGACCGGGCGCATCCGGGGCCGCGTGTCGCTGCCGGGCTCGGGGTGATTCCACGTGTGGTGTCCGGTGCGCGGGCGATCTATCGCGGCAAGATCCCGATGATCGAGGCCGAGGCGCGGATCAACCATGTCTGGCGGCCCTATCACGCGCAGCTCGAGGCGCTGATGGCCGAGGCGCATGGCGCTTTCGGGCAGGCAATTCTTCTCGATATGCATTCGATGCCCTCCGAGGCGCTGGCCACGACCGGCCCGCGCCGTGCGGAGATCGTGCTTGGCGATCGCTACGGCACCAGCGCCGACCGGGAGATCGTGCGCGAGATCGAACTGATCTTCGAAGGCGAAGGGCTGAACGTGGCGCGCAACAGCCCCTTTGCCGGGGCCTATATCACCCAGCGCTACGGGCATCCGCGCGAGGGATATCACGCGATCCAGATCGAGATCGACCGCGCCCTCTACATGGATCAGCACCGCATCGCGCCGAACGAGAATTTCAATGCGTTCGCGGCGCTGATGAGCCGGGTGGCGCGTCAGATCGCCGATCTCGGGGCACATCCGCTGCGTCACGCGGCGGAGTAA
- a CDS encoding branched-chain amino acid ABC transporter permease: MPDIVLYAAEVTLNGLMAGVLYALVALGFVLIFKASGIFNYAQGVLALFAALTLVGIQKGQVPFAHLINAMTGNHYTNFPWEVPAIVAILLAAAVMVVLAIIIEKVVLKHLVNQAPIILFMATIGMAYFLEGFGDVMWGSDIKTLDVGLPQGINETIDTVTFNMFGYGFFIDNLDIVAAIVAVLLVSALTVFSQYSKQGRALRAVADDHQAALSVGISLRFIWILVWSIAGFVALVAGIMWGSKSGVQFSLSLIALKALPVLMLGGFTSIPGAIVGGLIIGVGEKLFELLIGAPFLGGATENWFAYVLALVFLVFRPQGLFGEKIIERV; the protein is encoded by the coding sequence ATGCCTGATATCGTTCTCTATGCCGCCGAGGTGACGCTGAACGGCCTGATGGCAGGGGTGCTCTATGCGCTCGTGGCGCTGGGCTTCGTGTTGATCTTCAAAGCCTCTGGTATCTTCAACTACGCGCAGGGCGTGCTCGCGCTCTTTGCCGCGCTGACGCTGGTCGGCATCCAGAAGGGGCAAGTGCCCTTCGCCCATCTCATCAACGCGATGACGGGCAATCACTACACGAATTTCCCGTGGGAGGTTCCGGCAATCGTCGCGATCCTGCTGGCGGCGGCCGTGATGGTCGTGCTCGCGATCATCATCGAGAAAGTGGTGCTCAAGCATCTGGTGAACCAGGCGCCGATCATCCTCTTCATGGCGACGATCGGGATGGCCTATTTCCTCGAAGGCTTCGGGGACGTGATGTGGGGCTCTGACATCAAGACGCTCGATGTGGGGCTGCCGCAGGGCATCAACGAGACCATCGATACCGTCACCTTCAACATGTTCGGCTACGGCTTCTTCATCGACAATCTCGATATCGTGGCGGCGATCGTCGCGGTGCTGCTGGTGTCGGCGCTGACCGTGTTCTCGCAATACTCCAAGCAGGGTCGGGCACTGCGCGCGGTCGCCGATGATCACCAGGCCGCGCTGTCGGTCGGGATCTCGCTGCGCTTCATCTGGATCCTTGTCTGGTCGATCGCGGGCTTCGTGGCGCTGGTCGCGGGCATCATGTGGGGCTCGAAATCGGGCGTGCAGTTCTCGCTGTCGCTGATCGCGCTCAAGGCGCTTCCGGTGCTGATGCTGGGCGGCTTCACCTCGATCCCGGGCGCCATCGTAGGCGGTCTGATCATCGGTGTGGGCGAGAAGCTGTTCGAACTGCTGATCGGGGCGCCCTTCCTTGGCGGCGCGACCGAGAACTGGTTCGCCTATGTCCTCGCGCTCGTCTTCCTCGTGTTCCGGCCGCAGGGCCTGTTCGGCGAGAAGATAATCGAGAGGGTCTGA
- a CDS encoding ABC transporter ATP-binding protein, which yields MLDASKTDNTLLEVNNIEVIYNHVILVLKGVSLSVPKGGITALLGGNGAGKTTTLKAISNLLKSERGEVTKGSITYRGERVQDGSPADLVRKGVIQVMEGRHCFEHLTVEENLLTGAYTRKDGRAAIQADLDMVYDYFPRLKERRKSQAGYTSGGEQQMVAMGRALMSRPETILLDEPSMGLAPQLVEQIFEIVKSVNENEDVTFLLAEQNTNVALRYAHYGYILESGRIVMDGPAKELRENPDVKEFYLGMSDEGRKSFRDVRSYRRRKRWLA from the coding sequence ATGCTCGACGCTTCGAAAACCGATAACACCCTTCTCGAGGTCAACAATATCGAGGTGATCTACAATCACGTCATCCTCGTGCTGAAAGGGGTGAGCCTGAGCGTGCCCAAGGGCGGGATCACCGCGCTTCTGGGCGGCAACGGCGCGGGCAAGACGACGACGCTGAAGGCGATCTCCAACCTGCTCAAATCCGAGCGCGGCGAGGTGACGAAAGGCTCGATCACCTATCGCGGCGAACGGGTGCAGGACGGCTCTCCCGCCGATCTGGTCCGCAAGGGCGTGATCCAGGTGATGGAGGGACGCCATTGCTTCGAACACCTGACCGTCGAGGAAAACCTGCTGACCGGCGCCTATACCCGCAAGGACGGGCGTGCCGCGATCCAGGCCGATCTGGATATGGTCTACGACTACTTTCCGCGCCTCAAGGAACGCCGCAAATCGCAGGCGGGCTATACCTCGGGCGGGGAGCAGCAGATGGTCGCGATGGGTCGCGCGCTGATGAGCCGCCCCGAGACGATCCTGCTGGATGAACCCTCGATGGGTCTCGCGCCGCAGCTGGTGGAGCAGATCTTCGAGATCGTGAAATCGGTTAACGAGAACGAGGACGTGACCTTCCTTCTGGCCGAGCAGAACACCAATGTCGCGCTGCGCTACGCCCATTACGGCTACATCCTCGAGAGCGGCCGCATCGTGATGGACGGTCCCGCCAAGGAATTGCGCGAGAACCCGGACGTGAAGGAATTCTACCTCGGCATGTCCGACGAAGGCCGTAAGAGCTTCCGCGACGTGCGCAGCTATCGCCGCCGCAAGCGCTGGCTGGCGTAA
- a CDS encoding branched-chain amino acid ABC transporter permease, whose translation MFYREAGDFKTSYREDSQTFPIKFDRLRYYAVLVVAFGIVPLFINDYWANAVAVPFLIYAIAAIGLNILVGYAGQVSLGTGGFMAVGAYAVYKLMTAFPDINIFFHVIIAGFITAAVGVIFGLPSLRIKGFYLAVATLAAQFFLVWLFNKVPWFYNYSASGQINAPERTVFGVFVTGAQTSAMAKYMFCLVMLTLVALVARNLTRGTVGRKWMAIRDMDIAAEIIGVNPLTTKLSAFAVSSFFIGIAGALFFAVYLGAAEVGEAFGIQKSFLILFMVIIGGLGSIFGSFAGAAFLVLLPVFLKNVLVGTLGWPTDLAAHIELMIVGGLIVAFLIAEPHGLAQLWRVAKEKLRLWPFPH comes from the coding sequence ATGTTTTACCGCGAAGCAGGTGATTTCAAGACATCCTACCGGGAGGACAGTCAGACCTTTCCGATCAAGTTCGACCGGCTGCGCTATTACGCGGTGCTGGTGGTCGCCTTCGGGATCGTTCCGCTGTTCATCAACGACTACTGGGCAAACGCGGTCGCGGTGCCCTTCCTGATCTACGCCATCGCGGCGATCGGGCTGAACATCCTCGTGGGCTATGCCGGGCAGGTCAGCCTTGGTACCGGGGGCTTCATGGCTGTGGGCGCTTATGCCGTCTACAAGCTGATGACGGCCTTCCCCGACATCAACATCTTCTTCCACGTCATCATCGCGGGGTTCATCACCGCCGCCGTCGGCGTGATCTTCGGCCTGCCGAGCTTGCGCATCAAGGGCTTCTACCTCGCGGTGGCGACGCTGGCGGCGCAGTTCTTCCTCGTCTGGCTCTTCAACAAGGTGCCGTGGTTCTACAACTACTCGGCCTCGGGTCAGATCAACGCGCCCGAGCGCACCGTCTTCGGCGTCTTCGTGACCGGCGCGCAGACCTCGGCGATGGCGAAATACATGTTCTGCCTCGTGATGCTGACGCTGGTGGCGCTGGTCGCGCGTAACCTGACGCGCGGCACGGTGGGGCGCAAATGGATGGCGATCCGCGACATGGATATCGCCGCCGAGATCATCGGGGTGAATCCGCTGACGACGAAACTGTCGGCCTTTGCGGTCAGCTCCTTCTTCATCGGCATCGCCGGCGCGCTGTTCTTCGCGGTCTATCTGGGCGCGGCGGAAGTGGGCGAAGCCTTCGGCATCCAGAAGTCCTTCCTGATCCTCTTCATGGTGATCATCGGCGGTCTGGGCTCGATCTTCGGCTCGTTTGCGGGCGCTGCCTTCCTCGTGCTGCTGCCGGTCTTCCTCAAGAACGTGCTCGTCGGCACGCTCGGTTGGCCCACGGACCTTGCCGCGCATATCGAGCTGATGATCGTGGGCGGGCTGATCGTGGCCTTCCTGATCGCGGAACCGCATGGCCTCGCGCAGCTCTGGCGCGTCGCGAAAGAAAAACTCCGGCTTTGGCCCTTCCCGCACTGA
- the ykgO gene encoding type B 50S ribosomal protein L36: protein MKVRNSLRSLKQRHRDCQVVRRKGRVYVINKTQKRFKARQG from the coding sequence ATGAAGGTCCGCAACTCGCTCCGCTCGCTCAAGCAGCGTCATCGCGATTGCCAGGTCGTGCGCCGCAAAGGCCGCGTCTACGTGATCAACAAGACGCAGAAGCGCTTCAAAGCCCGCCAGGGCTGA
- a CDS encoding phenylacetate--CoA ligase family protein — protein sequence MREHFDELETRSADARDASLAECLPALIGAAMKAPGIAAHLQGVDPSAITSREALAKLPVLRKSDLGSAQKGAPPFGGLVTKPAHAFAHIFQSPGPIYEPGDTSHNWWRLGRFVHAAGVGPGDIVQNCFGYHLTPAGMMFENAARAVGAAVLPAGTGQTELQVRAAVDIGTTTYAGTPDYLRIILEKAEEMGEALKITKATVSGGALFPSLRQDYADRGISCLQCYATADLGNIAYESAAMEGMIVDEGVIVEIVRPGTGDPVAPGEVGEVVVTTLNPDYPLIRFATGDLSAVMEGVSPCGRTNMRIKGWMGRADQTTKIKGMFVRPEQVASFVSAHAEVQKARVIATRDGEMDVMTVQIETEADDPARFDGGIREALKMKGVIELVSPGSLPNDGKVIDDQRKYD from the coding sequence ATGCGCGAACATTTCGACGAATTGGAAACCCGCAGCGCCGACGCGCGTGACGCCTCTCTGGCGGAGTGCCTGCCGGCTCTGATCGGCGCGGCGATGAAGGCTCCGGGGATCGCGGCGCATCTGCAAGGCGTCGATCCGAGCGCGATCACCTCGCGCGAGGCGCTCGCGAAGCTGCCGGTGCTGCGCAAGTCCGACCTCGGGTCCGCGCAGAAAGGCGCGCCGCCCTTCGGTGGGCTGGTCACGAAACCCGCCCATGCCTTCGCGCATATCTTCCAGTCGCCCGGCCCGATCTACGAGCCCGGCGATACCAGCCACAACTGGTGGCGGCTGGGGCGTTTCGTCCATGCCGCAGGCGTCGGTCCCGGCGATATCGTGCAGAACTGCTTCGGCTATCACCTCACCCCCGCGGGCATGATGTTCGAGAATGCCGCGCGTGCGGTGGGCGCGGCCGTTCTGCCTGCGGGCACCGGCCAGACCGAATTGCAGGTCCGCGCCGCCGTCGATATCGGCACTACCACTTACGCGGGCACGCCCGATTACCTGCGCATCATCCTCGAGAAGGCCGAAGAGATGGGCGAGGCGCTGAAAATCACCAAGGCCACCGTGTCGGGCGGCGCGCTCTTCCCGTCTCTGCGTCAGGATTATGCGGATCGCGGGATCTCCTGCCTGCAATGCTACGCCACCGCCGATCTGGGCAATATCGCTTATGAGAGCGCCGCGATGGAGGGGATGATCGTGGACGAGGGCGTGATCGTCGAGATCGTCCGCCCCGGCACTGGCGATCCGGTGGCCCCCGGCGAGGTTGGTGAAGTCGTCGTGACCACGCTCAACCCCGATTACCCGCTGATCCGCTTCGCGACCGGCGATCTCTCGGCGGTAATGGAAGGCGTCAGCCCCTGCGGGCGCACCAATATGCGCATCAAGGGCTGGATGGGGCGCGCCGATCAGACGACCAAGATCAAGGGCATGTTCGTGCGCCCCGAGCAGGTCGCCAGCTTTGTCTCGGCCCATGCAGAGGTGCAAAAAGCCCGCGTCATCGCGACCCGCGACGGCGAGATGGACGTAATGACCGTGCAGATCGAAACCGAGGCAGACGATCCCGCCCGCTTCGACGGTGGTATCCGCGAGGCGCTGAAGATGAAGGGCGTGATCGAACTGGTGTCGCCCGGCTCTTTGCCCAATGATGGGAAGGTCATCGACGACCAGCGCAAATACGACTGA